One Polypterus senegalus isolate Bchr_013 chromosome 10, ASM1683550v1, whole genome shotgun sequence DNA segment encodes these proteins:
- the LOC120536939 gene encoding E3 ubiquitin-protein ligase TRIM47-like, whose translation MEESSLSISWDALTCSICLDILKHPVSLQCGHSFCLKCITDSWDEAGVCRCPHCRKTFTQRPDLCINIHLANAVEKLNMASQNRAGPDDIECSFCSEVKLKAVKSCLTCLASYCEIHIQPHNKISTLKNHNLVNPTRNIENYMCSQHQKALELFCTDHCVCICSSCVADKHKNHHTVLPERERAKKQSQLEELQRNTQDRISDRQKQIEVLKQTIKNVKGSVETEEQQSMEVLKDLIDSIEETCQKITQLFKDQENKEVERFKEPIERLKNEIEVLNKRDSELTELSETDNDIYFLQTFPSVSTPIHEVSHPSVDVSTDFSGELLRKELSHLKQSVEEISQWEFVEETEEGHHRSTSRLRKSVMRSTSQHSVTEVHHFDNTGMWLGNFQKALFILFFVSLGFSLFFICNMLYLPEIFPQSKSIVYNSISNQKCDDLCNWVTGMFNGSYGVLNCINRCVYIAESELEHICGKS comes from the exons ATGGAAGAATCAAGCCTCTCGATATCGTGGGATGCGTTGACCTGTTCCATATGTCTGGATATTCTAAAGCATCCTGTGTCACTACAGTGTGGACACAGTTTCTGCTTGAAATGCATTACAGATAGCTGGGATGAAGCAGGGGTTTGCAGATGTCCACATTGCAGAAAGACCTTCACCCAGAGACCGGATCTGTGCATTAACATACATCTGGCTAACGCAGTGGAGAAGTTAAACATGGCATCTCAGAATAGAGCTGGACCTGATGACatagagtgcagtttctgtagtGAAGTCAAGCTCAAAGCTGTCAAGTCCTGCCTCACCTGCTTGGCCTCCTACTGCGAGATTCACATCCAACCCCACAACAAAATCAGTACCTTGAAGAATCACAACCTGGTGAATCCAACGAGAAACATCGAGAATTACATGTGTTCACAACACCAGAAAGCTCTGGAGCTGTTTTGTACTGATCATTGTGTGTGTATCTGCAGCTCGTGTGTGGCTGATAAACACAAGAACCACCACACTGTCCTGCCTGAAAGGGAAAGAGCAAAGAAACAG AGCCAACTAGAGGAGCTTCAACGGAACACTCAGGACAGAATCAGTGACAGACAGAAACAAATAGAAGTGCTGAAACAGACCATCAAAAACGTTAAG GGCTCTGTAGAGACCGAAGAACAACAAAGCATGGAGGTTCTCAAAGACCTGATCGACAGCATTGAGGAAACCTGCCAAAAAATAACTCAGCTTTTTAAAGATCAAGAAAATAAAGAGGTGGAAAGGTTTAAAGAACCAATTGAACGACTTAAGAATGAAATCGAGGTGCTAAATAAGAGAGACTCTGAGCTAACTGAGCTTTCAGAGACCGACAATGACATCTACTTCCTGCAG ACCTTTCCATCAGTCTCTACCCCAATTCACGAGGTAAGCCATCCCAGTGTTGACGTCAGCACAGACTTCTCGGGTGAGCTTCTGAGGAAGGAATTGTCCCATCTGAAACAAAGTGTGGAAGAGATCAGCCAGTGGGAATTTGTAGAAGAAACTGAGGAAG GACATCATCGTTCAACTTCCAGACTAAGAAAATCAGTGATGAGGAGCA CTTCCCAGCACAGCGTGACAGAAGTGCACCACTTTGACAACACTGGGATGTGGCTTGGAAATTTTCAAAAGGCTCTGTTCATCTTATTTTTTGTTAGCCTAGGATTTTCGTTATTTTTCATATGTAATATGCTATATTTACCTGAAATTTTCCCCCAAAGCAAATCAATTGTATACAATTCAATTAGCAAccaaaagtgtgatgatttgTGCAATTGGGTCACTGGCATGTTTAATGGCTCATATGGGGTTTTAAATTGCATCAATAGGTGTGTTTACATTGCAGAGTCAGAGTTAGAACACATTTGTGGCAAAAGCTGA